One Perca flavescens isolate YP-PL-M2 chromosome 9, PFLA_1.0, whole genome shotgun sequence genomic window carries:
- the LOC114561427 gene encoding late histone H2A.L3, with protein sequence MSGRGKGVGKTRAKAKTRSSRAGLQFPVGRVHRHLRKGNFAQRVGAGAPVYLAAVLEYLTAEILELAGNAARDNKKTRIIPRHLQLAVRNDEELNKLLGGVTIAQGGVLPNIQAVLLPKKTEKPAKK encoded by the coding sequence ATGTCTGGACGCGGGAAGGGTGTCGGTAAGACCAGAGCGAAGGCGAAGACCAGGTCCTCCCGGGCCGGGCTCCAGTTCCCGGTGGGACGTGTTCACAGACATCTGAGGAAGGGGAACTTCGCTCAGCGCGTTGGTGCCGGAGCCCCCGTGTACCTGGCCGCCGTGCTGGAGTACCTTACCGCTGAAATCCTGGAGCTGGCTGGAAACGCTGCCCGCGACAACAAGAAGACCCGGATCATCCCCCGTCATCTGCAGCTGGCCGTCCGCAACGACGAGGAGCTCAACAAGCTGCTCGGCGGAGTGACCATCGCTCAGGGTGGCGTGCTGCCCAACATCCAGGCCGTCCTGCTGCCCAAGAAGACCGAGAAGCCCGCCAAGAAGTAA
- the LOC114561435 gene encoding histone H4, with product MSGRGKGGKGLGKGGAKRHRKVLRDNIQGITKPAIRRLARRGGVKRISGLIYEETRGVLKVFLENVIRDAVTYTEHAKRKTVTAMDVVYALKRQGRTLYGFGG from the coding sequence ATGTCTggaagaggaaaaggaggaaagGGACTCGGTAAAGGAGGCGCCAAGCGTCACCGTAAAGTTCTCCGTGATAACATCCAGGGCATCACCAAGCCCGCCATTCGCCGGCTGGCTCGCCGCGGCGGAGTGAAGCGTATCTCCGGTCTAATCTACGAGGAGACCCGCGGTGTGCTCAAGGTCTTCCTGGAGAACGTCATCCGTGACGCCGTCACGTACACCGAGCACGCCAAGAGGAAGACTGTGACCGCCATGGATGTGGTGTACGCTCTGAAGAGACAGGGTCGCACCCTGTACGGCTTCGGAGGCTAA
- the LOC114561429 gene encoding histone H2B yields MPAEATVKAPKKGSKKAVTKTAAKGGKKRRKSRKESYAIYVYKVLKQVHPDTGISSKAMGIMNSFVSDIFERIAGEASRLAHYNKRSTITSREIQTAVRLLLPGELAKHAVSEGTKAVTKYTSSK; encoded by the coding sequence ATGCCAGCAGAAGCCACCGTCAAAGCGCCCAAGAAGGGCTCCAAGAAAGCCGTGACCAAGACCGCCGCCAAGGGcgggaagaagaggagaaagagcaggaaggagagctacGCCATCTACGTGTACAAGGTGCTGAAGCAGGTCCACCCCGACACCGGCATCTCCTCCAAGGCCATGGGCATCATGAACTCGTTTGTGAGCGACATCTTTGAGCGCATCGCCGGTGAGGCGTCCCGTCTGGCTCACTACAACAAGCGCTCCACCATCACTTCTCGCGAGATCCAGACCGCCGTGAGGCTGCTGCTGCCCGGGGAGCTGGCCAAGCACGCCGTGTCTGAGGGAACCAAGGCCGTCACCAAGTACACCAGCTCCAAGTAG
- the LOC114561434 gene encoding histone H4, translating into MSGRGKGGKGLGKGGAKRHRKVLRDNIQGITKPAIRRLARRGGVKRISGLIYEETRGVLKVFLENVIRDAVTYTEHAKRKTVTAMDVVYALKRQGRTLYGFGG; encoded by the coding sequence ATGTCTggaagaggaaaaggaggaaagGGACTCGGTAAAGGAGGCGCCAAGCGTCACCGTAAAGTTCTCCGTGATAACATCCAGGGCATCACCAAGCCCGCCATTCGCCGGCTGGCTCGCCGCGGCGGAGTGAAGCGTATCTCCGGCCTGATCTACGAGGAGACCCGCGGTGTGCTTAAGGTTTTTCTGGAGAACGTCATCCGTGACGCCGTCACGTACACCGAGCACGCCAAGAGGAAGACTGTGACCGCCATGGATGTGGTGTACGCTCTGAAGAGACAGGGTCGCACCCTGTACGGCTTCGGAGGCTAA
- the LOC114561430 gene encoding histone H2B: protein MPAEATVKAPKKGSKKAVTKTAAKGGKKRRKSRKESYAIYVYKVLKQVHPDTGISSKAMGIMNSFVSDIFERIAGEASRLAHYNKRSTITSREIQTAVRLLLPGELAKHAVSEGTKAVTKYTSSK from the coding sequence ATGCCAGCAGAAGCCACCGTCAAAGCGCCCAAGAAGGGCTCCAAGAAAGCCGTGACCAAGACCGCTGCCAAGGGcgggaagaagaggagaaagagcaggaaggagagctacGCCATCTACGTGTACAAGGTGCTGAAGCAGGTCCACCCCGACACCGGCATCTCCTCCAAGGCCATGGGCATCATGAACTCGTTTGTGAGCGACATCTTTGAGCGCATCGCTGGGGAGGCGTCCCGTCTGGCTCACTACAACAAGCGCTCCACCATCACCTCTCGCGAGATCCAGACCGCCGTGAGGCTGCTGTTGCCCGGGGAGCTGGCCAAGCACGCAGTGTCTGAGGGCACCAAGGCCGTCACCAAGTACACCAGCTCCAAGTAA